A region of Cellulophaga sp. RHA19 DNA encodes the following proteins:
- the pxpB gene encoding 5-oxoprolinase subunit PxpB, whose product MTNVNYKIFGDTSILVEWEQVIAKDILYDVLAFKFKIEAAYTSGIQVTTAYNSLLIVFDDFKVDLSDEIENLKQIYLQKRKKTDCNSMLWKIPVCYEDEFGIDLKEIAKEKNTSVTKVIELHTKTVYTVYFIGFLPGFLYLGGLPKELTMPRKATPRLRVEKGAVAIGGNQTGIYPVESPGGWNIIGNSPLSFFNANKDVPCFAKAGDAIQFHSVTKKEYDDIKTLVNANVFLIESDIYNG is encoded by the coding sequence ATGACTAACGTAAACTATAAAATATTTGGAGACACTTCTATTTTGGTAGAATGGGAGCAAGTTATAGCAAAAGATATTTTGTATGATGTATTAGCGTTTAAATTTAAAATTGAAGCAGCTTACACATCCGGAATTCAAGTTACAACGGCATACAATTCTCTTTTAATAGTTTTTGATGATTTTAAAGTTGATTTGTCTGATGAAATTGAAAATTTAAAACAAATATACCTTCAGAAAAGAAAAAAAACAGATTGTAATAGTATGCTTTGGAAAATTCCTGTTTGTTATGAAGATGAATTTGGAATAGACCTTAAAGAAATTGCTAAAGAGAAGAATACATCAGTAACCAAAGTAATAGAATTACACACAAAAACAGTGTATACAGTATATTTTATTGGGTTTTTACCAGGTTTTTTGTATTTAGGCGGATTGCCAAAAGAGTTAACAATGCCAAGAAAAGCAACGCCTAGGTTAAGAGTAGAAAAAGGTGCTGTGGCAATAGGAGGTAACCAAACTGGTATTTACCCAGTAGAAAGCCCAGGAGGTTGGAATATTATTGGCAACTCACCACTTTCTTTTTTTAATGCAAACAAAGATGTTCCTTGTTTTGCTAAAGCAGGAGATGCTATTCAGTTTCATTCGGTTACAAAAAAGGAATATGATGATATTAAAACTTTAGTTAATGCTAATGTTTTTTTAATAGAAAGTGATATTTACAATGGTTAA
- the pxpA gene encoding 5-oxoprolinase subunit PxpA, whose translation MAVKTIDINVDVGEGVGNESQLMPFISSCNIACGGHAGTMDLMKHIVRLAKINHVKIGAHPSFPDKENFGRVAMEISNDKLLNSIQKQLLNLLTVIVEEKTVLHHIKPHGALYNLAAIDENIAKVVVKAVKSIDLPVKLYVPYNSVIEKIAIKENLKIKYEAFADRNYNDDLTLVSRSQKNAVIVDFDNLFSHVYGMYTNKTVITAQGSIKKIMADTFCLHGDNPNAVEIMKQLKNKLKSLNIDVA comes from the coding sequence ATGGCAGTAAAAACAATAGATATTAATGTAGATGTTGGTGAGGGTGTAGGTAATGAGTCGCAATTGATGCCTTTTATTTCCTCATGTAATATTGCTTGTGGTGGTCACGCTGGTACTATGGATTTAATGAAACATATTGTACGCTTGGCAAAAATAAATCACGTAAAAATAGGTGCACATCCTTCTTTTCCTGATAAAGAAAATTTTGGAAGAGTGGCAATGGAAATTAGCAATGATAAGCTGTTAAACTCCATACAAAAACAATTACTAAACTTACTAACTGTAATTGTAGAGGAGAAAACAGTATTACACCACATTAAGCCACATGGCGCTTTGTATAATTTGGCAGCTATAGACGAAAACATTGCAAAAGTGGTTGTAAAAGCTGTAAAAAGTATAGATTTACCTGTAAAATTATATGTTCCTTACAATTCAGTAATTGAAAAAATAGCAATAAAAGAAAATTTAAAAATTAAGTACGAGGCATTTGCAGATCGTAATTATAATGATGATTTAACACTGGTTTCTAGGTCTCAAAAAAATGCAGTTATAGTAGATTTTGATAATTTATTTAGTCACGTTTACGGTATGTATACCAATAAAACTGTAATAACGGCTCAAGGTTCTATAAAGAAAATAATGGCTGATACATTTTGTCTGCACGGAGATAATCCTAATGCTGTAGAAATTATGAAGCAGTTAAAAAATAAATTGAAGAGTTTAAATATTGATGTTGCTTAA
- a CDS encoding Nramp family divalent metal transporter — translation MIKKWFKNIGPGPLVAAAFIGPGTITVCTLAGVNFGFALLWAMALSIVATIVLQEMSARVGIVSQKGLSNIIRTEIKNPILKWFTILLILSAIVIGNAVYEAGNISGGILGLEALLGESYVSFGSFSFNYLSILMGVIAFVLLFIGNYKVLEKALISLVIAMSLAFLITAIITKPDLIAILSGIFKPSLPKDGLLTVIALIGTTVVPYNLFLHASLVSEKWKSVTDLQYARKDTIVAVILGGVVSMCVIISAAAIQGSDINSAADLAKGLEPLFGSFAKYFLAIGLFAAGITSAITAPLAAAYVTCGCLGWSTNLKFSKFRTVWMLILFLGVLFSSLGIKPIDIIKFAQIANGILLPIIAAFLLWIMNKKSVLGVYKNNVFQNTLGFIILAISILLSVATLNKVFSLNLF, via the coding sequence ATGATAAAAAAATGGTTTAAAAACATTGGTCCAGGTCCGCTAGTTGCTGCAGCTTTTATTGGTCCAGGAACCATAACGGTATGCACGTTAGCTGGTGTAAATTTTGGATTTGCTTTGTTGTGGGCTATGGCACTTTCTATAGTTGCTACAATTGTTTTACAAGAGATGTCTGCTAGAGTAGGTATTGTATCTCAAAAAGGACTCAGCAATATTATACGTACAGAAATTAAAAATCCAATTTTAAAATGGTTTACTATTCTGCTTATACTTTCTGCAATTGTTATAGGTAATGCTGTTTATGAGGCTGGTAATATTAGTGGTGGTATATTGGGGTTAGAGGCACTTTTAGGAGAATCTTATGTAAGTTTTGGTAGTTTTTCTTTTAATTACTTAAGTATATTAATGGGTGTAATTGCTTTTGTTTTACTGTTTATTGGTAATTATAAGGTTTTAGAGAAAGCACTAATTTCTTTAGTAATAGCAATGAGTTTGGCTTTTTTAATTACTGCAATTATTACCAAACCAGATTTAATAGCAATTTTAAGCGGTATTTTTAAGCCCAGTTTACCTAAAGACGGGTTATTAACTGTTATTGCTTTAATAGGAACAACTGTTGTGCCTTATAATTTATTTTTACACGCTTCATTGGTTAGTGAAAAATGGAAATCTGTTACAGACTTGCAATATGCTCGTAAAGATACTATTGTTGCCGTAATTTTAGGAGGTGTGGTATCTATGTGTGTTATAATATCTGCTGCTGCAATACAGGGTAGTGACATTAACTCTGCAGCCGATTTAGCCAAAGGACTAGAACCTTTGTTTGGTAGTTTTGCAAAGTACTTTTTAGCTATTGGTTTGTTTGCAGCTGGTATTACTAGTGCAATTACAGCTCCATTAGCTGCTGCCTATGTTACTTGTGGTTGTCTGGGGTGGTCTACAAATTTAAAATTTTCAAAATTTAGAACTGTTTGGATGCTTATTTTGTTTTTAGGTGTTTTGTTTTCTTCATTAGGAATTAAACCTATTGACATTATAAAATTTGCTCAAATAGCAAACGGAATTTTACTGCCAATTATAGCTGCTTTTTTATTGTGGATAATGAATAAAAAATCGGTTTTGGGTGTATATAAAAACAATGTTTTTCAAAATACATTAGGCTTTATAATTCTTGCTATTAGTATTTTACTATCTGTAGCAACTTTAAATAAAGTGTTTTCTTTAAATTTATTTTAA
- a CDS encoding biotin-dependent carboxyltransferase family protein, which yields MIFTMVKVLQTGFYTSVQDLGRFGYQQYGVPYAGVMDKRAAMLANSLLGNTTNAAVLEFTMTGPKLQFLCSTRICITGGDFQSKLNNIPVSNNSVIVVKKDDILSFGVKKSGFRGYIAVLGGFLTEVVMKSRSMFKNVTQHQTIQKNLLLSIDSVETLEKQSNASLAVNNVYLDEKIIKVYKGSEFCKLNAHQQKKLLNTVFTVSKNNSRMAYQLSELVENRLEPIITSVVLPGTVQLTPSGQLIILMKDCQTTGGYPRVLQLTSAAISVLAQKFTGDEIAFEVI from the coding sequence GTGATATTTACAATGGTTAAGGTATTGCAAACAGGTTTTTATACATCGGTACAAGATTTAGGTAGATTTGGCTATCAGCAATACGGAGTACCTTACGCTGGTGTTATGGATAAAAGAGCTGCTATGTTGGCTAATTCTTTGTTAGGAAACACTACAAATGCAGCTGTTTTAGAGTTTACAATGACAGGACCAAAGCTTCAGTTTTTGTGTAGTACTAGAATATGTATTACTGGAGGAGATTTTCAGTCAAAATTAAATAACATACCAGTAAGTAATAATAGTGTAATTGTTGTAAAAAAGGATGATATTCTCTCTTTTGGAGTGAAAAAGAGTGGTTTTAGAGGTTATATTGCTGTTTTAGGTGGATTTTTAACTGAAGTTGTGATGAAAAGTAGAAGTATGTTTAAAAACGTTACTCAACATCAAACCATACAAAAAAATCTCCTTTTGTCTATTGATAGTGTTGAAACTCTAGAAAAACAATCAAACGCTAGTTTAGCTGTAAATAATGTTTATTTAGATGAGAAAATCATTAAAGTTTACAAGGGTTCTGAGTTTTGTAAGTTAAATGCTCATCAACAAAAAAAACTATTAAACACTGTGTTTACGGTATCTAAAAATAATAGTAGAATGGCATATCAACTATCAGAACTGGTAGAGAATAGATTAGAACCCATAATAACCTCTGTGGTTTTGCCAGGAACAGTACAGTTAACTCCGTCTGGTCAACTTATAATTTTAATGAAAGATTGCCAAACAACAGGTGGTTACCCAAGAGTGTTACAACTTACAAGTGCTGCTATAAGTGTGCTAGCTCAGAAATTTACAGGAGACGAAATTGCTTTTGAGGTGATTTAG